A single genomic interval of Symphalangus syndactylus isolate Jambi chromosome 18, NHGRI_mSymSyn1-v2.1_pri, whole genome shotgun sequence harbors:
- the LOC129468627 gene encoding FUN14 domain-containing protein 2-like produces the protein METSAPRAGSQVVATTACHSAACRADTLRVSSRDKLTEMAASSQGNFEGNFESLDLAEFAKKQPWWPKLFGQESGPSAEKYSVATQLFIGGVTGWCTGFIFQKVGKLAATAVGGGFFLFQLANHTGYIKVDWQRVEKDMKKAKEQLKIRKSNQIPIEVRSKAEEVVSFVKKNVLVTGGFFGGFLLGMAS, from the coding sequence ATGGAAACATCTGCCCCACGTGCCGGAAGCCAAGTGGTGGCGACAACTGCGTGCCACTCCGCGGCCTGCCGCGCAGATACTCTACGTGTGTCCTCGCGAGACAAGCTCACCGAAATGGCCGCCTCCAGTCAAGGAAACTTTGAGGGAAATTTTGAGTCACTGGACCTTGCGGAATTTGCTAAGAAGCAGCCATGGTGGCCTAAGCTGTTCGGGCAGGAATCTGGACCTTCAGCAGAAAAGTACAGCGTGGCAACCCAGCTGTTCATTGGAGGTGTCACTGGATGGTGCACGGGTTTCATATTCCAGAAGGTCGGAAAGTTGGCTGCAACAGCTGTGGGAGGTggattttttctctttcagcttGCAAACCATACTGGGTACATCAAAGTTGACTGGCAACGAGTGGAGAAGGACATGAAGAAAGCCAAAGAGCAGCTGAAGATCCGTAAGAGCAATCAGATACCTATTGAGGTCAGGAGCAAAGCTGAAGAGGTGGTGTCATTTGTGAAGAAGAATGTTCTAGTGACTGGGGGATTTTTCGGAGGTTTTCTGCTTGGCATGGCATCCTAA
- the BTF3 gene encoding transcription factor BTF3 isoform X4, giving the protein MKETIMNQEKLAKLQAQVRIGGKGTARRKKKVVHRTATADDKKLQFSLKKLGVNNISGIEEVNMFTNQGTVIHFNNPKVQASLAANTFTITGHAETKQLTEMLPSILNQLGADSLTSLRRLAEALPKQYLVENFDEASKNEGN; this is encoded by the exons ATGAAAGAAACAATCATGAACCAAGAAAAACTCGCCAAACTGCAGGCACAAGTGCGCATTGGTGGGAAA GGAACTGCTCGCAGAAAGAAGAAGGTGGTTCATAGAACAGCCACAGCGGATGATAAAAAACTTCAGTTCTCCTTAAAGAAGTTAGGGGTAAACAATATCTCTGGTATTGAAGAG gTGAATATGTTTACAAACCAAGGAACAGTGATCCACTTTAACAACCCTAAAGTTCAGGCATCTCTGGCAGCGAACACTTTCACCATTACAGGCCATGCTGAGACGAAGCAGCTGACAGAAATGCTACCCAGCATCTTAAACCAGCTTGGTGCAGATAGTCTGACTAGTTTAAGGAGACTGGCTGAAGCTCTGCCCAAACAAT aTCTTGTGGAGAATTTTGATGAGGCTTCCAAGAATGAGGGAAACTGA
- the BTF3 gene encoding transcription factor BTF3 isoform X3, whose product MKETIMNQEKLAKLQAQVRIGGKGTARRKKKVVHRTATADDKKLQFSLKKLGVNNISGIEEVNMFTNQGTVIHFNNPKVQASLAANTFTITGHAETKQLTEMLPSILNQLGADSLTSLRRLAEALPKQSVDGKAPLATGEDDDDEVPDLVENFDEASKNEGN is encoded by the exons ATGAAAGAAACAATCATGAACCAAGAAAAACTCGCCAAACTGCAGGCACAAGTGCGCATTGGTGGGAAA GGAACTGCTCGCAGAAAGAAGAAGGTGGTTCATAGAACAGCCACAGCGGATGATAAAAAACTTCAGTTCTCCTTAAAGAAGTTAGGGGTAAACAATATCTCTGGTATTGAAGAG gTGAATATGTTTACAAACCAAGGAACAGTGATCCACTTTAACAACCCTAAAGTTCAGGCATCTCTGGCAGCGAACACTTTCACCATTACAGGCCATGCTGAGACGAAGCAGCTGACAGAAATGCTACCCAGCATCTTAAACCAGCTTGGTGCAGATAGTCTGACTAGTTTAAGGAGACTGGCTGAAGCTCTGCCCAAACAAT CTGTGGATGGAAAAGCACCACTTGCTACTggagaggatgatgatgatgaagttccAG aTCTTGTGGAGAATTTTGATGAGGCTTCCAAGAATGAGGGAAACTGA
- the BTF3 gene encoding transcription factor BTF3 isoform X2, protein MRRTGAPAQADSRGRGRARGGCPGGEATPSQPPPRGGTRGQEPQMKETIMNQEKLAKLQAQVRIGGKGTARRKKKVVHRTATADDKKLQFSLKKLGVNNISGIEEVNMFTNQGTVIHFNNPKVQASLAANTFTITGHAETKQLTEMLPSILNQLGADSLTSLRRLAEALPKQYLVENFDEASKNEGN, encoded by the exons ATGCGACGGACAGGCGCACCCGCTCAGGCTGACTCTCGGGGGCGAGGTCGAGCCAGGGGCGGCTGCCCTGGGGGCGAGGCGACGCCGtctcaacctccacctcgcggCGGAACCCGAGGACAGGAGCCTCAG ATGAAAGAAACAATCATGAACCAAGAAAAACTCGCCAAACTGCAGGCACAAGTGCGCATTGGTGGGAAA GGAACTGCTCGCAGAAAGAAGAAGGTGGTTCATAGAACAGCCACAGCGGATGATAAAAAACTTCAGTTCTCCTTAAAGAAGTTAGGGGTAAACAATATCTCTGGTATTGAAGAG gTGAATATGTTTACAAACCAAGGAACAGTGATCCACTTTAACAACCCTAAAGTTCAGGCATCTCTGGCAGCGAACACTTTCACCATTACAGGCCATGCTGAGACGAAGCAGCTGACAGAAATGCTACCCAGCATCTTAAACCAGCTTGGTGCAGATAGTCTGACTAGTTTAAGGAGACTGGCTGAAGCTCTGCCCAAACAAT aTCTTGTGGAGAATTTTGATGAGGCTTCCAAGAATGAGGGAAACTGA
- the BTF3 gene encoding transcription factor BTF3 isoform X1 — MRRTGAPAQADSRGRGRARGGCPGGEATPSQPPPRGGTRGQEPQMKETIMNQEKLAKLQAQVRIGGKGTARRKKKVVHRTATADDKKLQFSLKKLGVNNISGIEEVNMFTNQGTVIHFNNPKVQASLAANTFTITGHAETKQLTEMLPSILNQLGADSLTSLRRLAEALPKQSVDGKAPLATGEDDDDEVPDLVENFDEASKNEGN; from the exons ATGCGACGGACAGGCGCACCCGCTCAGGCTGACTCTCGGGGGCGAGGTCGAGCCAGGGGCGGCTGCCCTGGGGGCGAGGCGACGCCGtctcaacctccacctcgcggCGGAACCCGAGGACAGGAGCCTCAG ATGAAAGAAACAATCATGAACCAAGAAAAACTCGCCAAACTGCAGGCACAAGTGCGCATTGGTGGGAAA GGAACTGCTCGCAGAAAGAAGAAGGTGGTTCATAGAACAGCCACAGCGGATGATAAAAAACTTCAGTTCTCCTTAAAGAAGTTAGGGGTAAACAATATCTCTGGTATTGAAGAG gTGAATATGTTTACAAACCAAGGAACAGTGATCCACTTTAACAACCCTAAAGTTCAGGCATCTCTGGCAGCGAACACTTTCACCATTACAGGCCATGCTGAGACGAAGCAGCTGACAGAAATGCTACCCAGCATCTTAAACCAGCTTGGTGCAGATAGTCTGACTAGTTTAAGGAGACTGGCTGAAGCTCTGCCCAAACAAT CTGTGGATGGAAAAGCACCACTTGCTACTggagaggatgatgatgatgaagttccAG aTCTTGTGGAGAATTTTGATGAGGCTTCCAAGAATGAGGGAAACTGA